From the Natronococcus sp. AD-5 genome, one window contains:
- a CDS encoding NADPH-dependent FMN reductase — translation MNAFERAGRSSGEERPRVVAVSGSRREGSYTRLALKEALSGVEAVGGTAEVLDLSDVDLPTLDPDVDAAKGGDTVRRTIREADAVILGTPTYHGSYSGVVKNALDYCGFDEFENTTIGLLAVSGGPFPAPALDHLRAVCRSLRAWVLPYQAAIPRARTAFNDAGFVDEDLRERARTLGVRTVEYASIEPVGARALQFQEV, via the coding sequence ATGAACGCTTTCGAACGAGCCGGTCGATCATCGGGGGAGGAACGGCCACGCGTCGTCGCAGTGTCCGGGAGTCGGCGCGAGGGGAGTTACACCCGACTAGCGCTCAAAGAGGCGCTATCCGGTGTCGAAGCAGTTGGCGGAACGGCCGAGGTACTCGACCTCTCGGACGTAGATCTCCCGACGCTCGACCCCGACGTCGATGCGGCGAAAGGCGGCGATACGGTGAGACGGACGATACGCGAGGCCGATGCGGTCATCCTCGGGACGCCTACGTACCACGGATCGTATTCGGGCGTGGTGAAGAACGCGCTCGATTACTGCGGGTTTGACGAGTTCGAAAACACCACCATCGGGCTCCTCGCGGTCTCCGGCGGTCCGTTTCCCGCGCCGGCGCTCGATCACCTCCGCGCCGTCTGCCGCTCGCTGCGCGCTTGGGTCCTCCCGTATCAGGCGGCGATCCCTCGGGCGCGTACCGCGTTCAACGATGCCGGATTCGTCGACGAAGACCTTCGAGAGCGCGCTCGGACACTCGGCGTCCGCACTGTCGAGTACGCATCCATCGAACCAGTAGGCGCCCGGGCGCTCCAGTTTCAGGAGGTGTGA
- a CDS encoding APC family permease yields MSEGSGFGVGTAVALGVGGIVGGGIYAAIGIVVAAAGILTWFAYALATAVVFCCAYSYIKLNNATDSSGGSVSYIEELTGRSTVAGVVGWTLVVGYIGTMAMYAYAFGMYGQMLIGFEYVVGLPIRQFLSIGIVAVFVGLNLLGAGSSAAVERYLVFVQAGIIAAFGLIGLWFGAANYQLQLGFSQLGINPILAASVGFVSFEGWQLLFYDQDQFDDPNETLAKGVFISIPIAAAIYILVGFVITTLLPEEVVAAQPEPALLYGALLISEWLALAVGIAGLISTASAINSTLFSEALFAKNLISDDILPHEMGDPDADAAPERSVIVIGLLTAAFTALGSLEAVVEFASLAFIVVFGAMSALALTVRNEEGVDVNPVPPLLGTVGSAAFFVMLTWYLYSQLRAVFWLVVVIAAAVFTVEAMYFKRQELSEGLGSVEKRL; encoded by the coding sequence ATGAGTGAGGGAAGTGGCTTCGGCGTCGGGACGGCCGTCGCGCTGGGCGTCGGTGGCATCGTCGGCGGCGGCATCTACGCAGCGATCGGTATCGTCGTGGCCGCCGCGGGGATCCTGACGTGGTTCGCCTACGCCCTCGCGACCGCCGTCGTCTTCTGCTGCGCCTACTCGTATATCAAACTGAACAACGCGACCGACAGCAGCGGTGGGTCGGTCTCGTATATTGAGGAACTAACGGGCAGGTCAACGGTCGCCGGCGTCGTCGGTTGGACGCTCGTCGTCGGGTATATTGGAACGATGGCGATGTACGCCTACGCGTTCGGGATGTACGGCCAGATGCTCATCGGCTTCGAGTACGTCGTGGGACTGCCGATCCGACAGTTCCTTTCGATTGGCATCGTCGCTGTTTTCGTGGGATTGAACCTCCTCGGTGCGGGTTCGTCAGCGGCGGTTGAACGATACCTCGTGTTCGTTCAGGCAGGGATCATCGCCGCGTTCGGGCTGATCGGCCTCTGGTTCGGCGCAGCGAACTATCAACTCCAGCTCGGTTTCTCGCAGCTCGGAATCAATCCGATCCTCGCGGCCTCGGTCGGATTCGTGTCCTTCGAAGGGTGGCAGTTATTGTTCTATGATCAAGACCAGTTTGACGATCCGAACGAGACGCTTGCGAAGGGTGTATTCATCTCGATTCCGATCGCGGCGGCCATCTACATCCTCGTTGGGTTCGTGATTACGACGCTGTTACCTGAAGAGGTGGTCGCTGCCCAGCCCGAACCGGCACTTCTCTACGGCGCGTTACTCATATCAGAATGGCTCGCGCTTGCGGTTGGGATCGCCGGCCTCATCTCGACCGCGAGTGCGATCAACTCAACGCTGTTTAGCGAGGCTCTCTTCGCGAAGAACCTGATCAGCGACGATATCTTACCCCACGAGATGGGTGATCCCGACGCCGATGCCGCCCCGGAGCGGAGCGTAATTGTCATCGGTCTCTTGACGGCCGCATTCACTGCCCTTGGCAGCCTCGAAGCGGTCGTCGAATTCGCCTCGTTAGCGTTCATCGTCGTCTTCGGAGCCATGAGTGCGCTCGCGCTGACTGTGCGCAACGAGGAGGGCGTCGACGTCAATCCTGTGCCGCCGTTATTGGGTACCGTCGGCTCGGCCGCATTCTTCGTCATGCTAACGTGGTACCTCTACTCGCAGCTTCGGGCGGTCTTCTGGCTCGTTGTCGTTATCGCGGCGGCGGTCTTCACGGTCGAGGCGATGTACTTTAAGCGCCAGGAGCTCTCGGAGGGGCTGGGATCCGTAGAAAAGCGCCTTTGA
- a CDS encoding glycosyltransferase, with translation MRRLIDRLGIEGSVAVTGRLSDEELADRFRCHHVLAVPSTYEAFGIVSLEGMGFGPPALATAAGGADETVSDGENGILVPPNEPMAIARRLRSVLEDPERPRELSLAARETYDGHHTWDETVARIRRVLRATASNAMTGPVTSHPRRRN, from the coding sequence ATTCGTCGGCTGATCGATCGACTGGGGATCGAGGGATCGGTGGCGGTGACCGGTCGGCTCTCCGACGAGGAACTGGCAGACCGCTTCCGCTGCCATCACGTCCTCGCCGTTCCGTCGACGTACGAGGCGTTCGGAATCGTCTCCCTCGAAGGGATGGGGTTCGGACCCCCTGCGCTCGCGACCGCCGCGGGCGGTGCCGACGAGACCGTCTCCGACGGCGAGAACGGGATCCTCGTGCCGCCGAACGAGCCGATGGCCATCGCGAGACGGCTTCGATCCGTACTCGAGGATCCCGAACGTCCCCGCGAGTTGAGCCTCGCCGCGCGGGAGACCTACGACGGCCACCACACCTGGGACGAGACGGTCGCTCGAATTCGGAGGGTCCTTCGGGCGACGGCATCGAACGCGATGACTGGACCGGTCACATCACATCCTCGTCGACGTAACTGA
- a CDS encoding site-specific integrase, translating to MEPPLRLFEEFYRREGIERVDGLESRSLREFGLRLAARYRSEEIAGSTANAHFAYVRAFLSFCVRDGLIDTNPADNEIAEEPLLEDTPTRETVLVA from the coding sequence ATGGAACCGCCGCTCCGGCTTTTCGAGGAGTTCTACAGGCGCGAGGGAATCGAACGCGTCGACGGACTCGAGTCGAGGAGCCTGCGCGAGTTCGGCTTACGCCTTGCCGCCCGCTATCGAAGCGAGGAGATCGCCGGGTCGACCGCGAACGCGCACTTCGCGTATGTACGGGCGTTTCTCTCGTTTTGCGTGCGCGACGGACTGATCGACACCAACCCTGCCGACAATGAGATCGCCGAGGAGCCCCTTCTCGAAGACACACCGACGCGAGAGACAGTTCTGGTCGCCTGA
- a CDS encoding sodium-dependent transporter, which yields MAKNGAAWTRILRRGRVTEREQWATRAGFIMAAIGSAVGLGNIWRFPYEAAANGGAAFLLADFIAVLIIGLPAMLAEFSMGRRTHRNVVDAYAYGGRVWKLAGVLAAVTSFWILSYYSVVGGWVIRYMFESPSGAYFDQPHAHFTATAAGMDAVAYGALFMLITIGIVAFGIKRGIELATKVMVPAIVVLMIGLVAYAATLPGAGAGYRYFLNPDFQYFFANLETLIPAAIGEVLFTLSLGSGIMITYASYVEDAESLVADGFTVVIVNTLVGYLAGLLVFPLLFSQNVRPGAAGAGAIFVGIANAFRTLPSGEVLGLVFYLVVLIAALSSAISLLEIPTSYFTDNFNVPRPVVTVGLGLGVFLLGIPTAMNTATLEVYDSFASEVLLPTGLFLVTVFVGWVYGREAMTELGKGMHERFLARYWLWHLRIVVLVAVIITLVLSVASFAGVTVLQ from the coding sequence ATGGCAAAGAATGGCGCTGCATGGACACGAATACTACGGAGGGGTCGCGTAACCGAACGGGAACAGTGGGCCACGCGAGCCGGGTTCATCATGGCTGCGATCGGAAGCGCCGTCGGCCTCGGAAACATCTGGCGATTCCCGTACGAGGCCGCGGCCAACGGTGGCGCGGCGTTTCTCCTCGCCGATTTCATCGCGGTACTCATCATCGGATTACCCGCGATGCTGGCAGAATTCTCGATGGGACGACGAACGCATCGGAACGTGGTCGACGCGTACGCATACGGCGGGAGGGTGTGGAAACTTGCCGGCGTTCTCGCGGCCGTGACTTCGTTCTGGATTCTTTCGTACTACAGTGTCGTCGGCGGCTGGGTCATACGATATATGTTCGAGAGTCCGAGCGGAGCGTACTTCGACCAGCCGCACGCGCACTTTACCGCTACCGCCGCCGGTATGGATGCTGTCGCCTACGGGGCTCTCTTTATGCTCATTACGATCGGTATCGTAGCGTTCGGGATCAAACGCGGCATCGAACTGGCGACCAAGGTGATGGTTCCCGCGATCGTCGTCTTGATGATCGGCCTCGTCGCCTACGCCGCGACGCTCCCGGGTGCGGGCGCCGGATACCGGTACTTCCTCAATCCCGACTTCCAGTATTTCTTCGCGAACCTCGAGACGCTCATCCCCGCCGCGATCGGGGAAGTGCTATTTACGCTCTCGCTCGGGTCGGGTATCATGATTACGTACGCATCGTACGTCGAAGACGCGGAGAGTCTCGTCGCAGACGGCTTTACCGTCGTTATCGTAAATACCCTCGTCGGCTACCTCGCCGGTCTGCTGGTGTTCCCCCTGTTGTTTTCGCAGAACGTGCGACCCGGCGCCGCCGGGGCGGGCGCGATCTTCGTCGGCATCGCGAACGCCTTCCGGACGCTCCCGTCCGGAGAAGTACTCGGCCTCGTCTTCTACCTGGTGGTGCTCATCGCAGCGCTGTCATCGGCGATCAGCCTGCTCGAGATTCCGACTTCGTACTTTACCGATAACTTCAACGTGCCGCGGCCGGTGGTCACCGTCGGACTCGGTCTCGGCGTGTTCTTGCTGGGCATTCCAACCGCGATGAACACGGCCACGCTGGAGGTGTACGACTCGTTTGCCAGTGAGGTCTTGCTACCGACGGGGCTATTCCTCGTGACGGTGTTCGTCGGCTGGGTGTACGGTCGAGAGGCGATGACGGAACTCGGCAAAGGAATGCACGAGCGGTTCCTAGCGAGATACTGGTTGTGGCACCTTCGTATCGTCGTCCTCGTCGCGGTCATCATAACGCTCGTCCTCAGCGTCGCCTCGTTTGCCGGCGTCACCGTCCTACAGTGA
- a CDS encoding high-potential iron-sulfur protein: MDRSKLQSSRRRFLLITKSGLIIPLTGCLGRNGNGEEPYDRPPDWCVEELSGPVPDAENTSSIDGVPRKDQSNLQSKTEVAYQCMPLENQQCGSCTFFIDDKTGDGIGACTEVEGGIRGTDWCSLWAPKEEMSE, encoded by the coding sequence ATGGATCGCAGTAAGCTCCAATCGTCACGGCGCCGATTTCTGCTCATCACTAAAAGTGGATTGATTATTCCGCTTACTGGATGTCTCGGTAGGAACGGGAATGGTGAGGAGCCCTATGACAGACCACCTGACTGGTGTGTCGAGGAGCTGAGCGGTCCTGTTCCGGATGCTGAAAACACTTCAAGTATTGACGGGGTTCCACGGAAGGATCAGAGCAATTTACAGTCAAAAACTGAGGTTGCGTATCAATGTATGCCCCTGGAAAACCAACAGTGCGGAAGCTGTACGTTTTTTATCGACGATAAAACAGGAGATGGGATCGGAGCGTGTACCGAAGTTGAAGGAGGGATTCGTGGAACAGACTGGTGCAGCCTCTGGGCACCCAAGGAAGAAATGAGCGAATGA
- a CDS encoding WD40/YVTN/BNR-like repeat-containing protein, with translation MTLLIATHDGVYRSQRGDLDDAERVLDSGVTLGVHTYQEHGSFAASKTGLYRSVDRGKTWDRLGVPRDEVYAVAVSPDGNRLYAGTHPAHVYVSTDGGKTWTELKGFQELPSRDRWHTPRHRGASHVRSLSVSPDAPDRVVAGVEVGGVHASDDGGETWTERRAGLEAEREDDLQYDVHHVLAVTAEEYVVSCGGGLYRTDDAGRSWARLDADVPGPYFQEAFSSGGTLYAAAQTLPPTLPTGITYDKRTVNASLFESTDGGETFERKPYPGAPDEFVYAWTESDRRVYAGTTAGRVISRETETWSTLGHVPGWIRSLSHA, from the coding sequence ATGACGTTACTCATCGCCACGCATGACGGCGTCTACCGCTCGCAACGCGGTGATCTCGACGACGCCGAACGGGTGCTCGACTCGGGAGTGACACTCGGCGTCCATACCTATCAGGAGCACGGGTCGTTCGCCGCGTCGAAAACGGGTCTGTACCGCTCGGTAGATCGGGGGAAGACGTGGGACCGGCTCGGCGTGCCGCGAGACGAGGTGTACGCCGTTGCGGTCAGCCCCGACGGCAATCGTCTGTACGCGGGCACGCATCCGGCTCACGTGTACGTCTCGACGGACGGGGGGAAGACGTGGACGGAACTGAAGGGATTTCAGGAACTTCCCTCTCGAGACCGGTGGCACACCCCTCGGCATCGGGGTGCGTCACACGTCCGAAGTCTGAGCGTCTCCCCGGATGCACCCGACCGGGTCGTTGCCGGCGTCGAAGTCGGCGGGGTTCACGCGAGTGATGACGGTGGTGAGACGTGGACCGAACGGCGTGCGGGTCTCGAGGCCGAACGTGAGGACGATCTCCAGTACGACGTTCACCACGTGTTGGCGGTAACCGCCGAAGAGTACGTCGTCTCGTGCGGCGGTGGGCTCTATCGCACCGATGATGCCGGACGTTCGTGGGCGCGACTCGACGCTGACGTGCCCGGACCGTACTTCCAAGAGGCGTTTTCCTCCGGAGGAACGCTATATGCCGCCGCCCAAACGCTTCCACCGACCCTCCCGACGGGAATCACGTATGACAAACGGACTGTGAACGCGTCGTTGTTCGAATCCACAGACGGCGGAGAGACGTTCGAGAGGAAGCCGTATCCCGGTGCGCCCGACGAGTTCGTCTACGCATGGACGGAATCCGACAGACGCGTATACGCAGGGACGACAGCGGGACGAGTGATCAGTCGGGAGACCGAAACGTGGTCGACCCTCGGTCACGTACCGGGCTGGATTCGATCGCTGTCGCACGCGTAG
- a CDS encoding PadR family transcriptional regulator, with the protein MDDLTGFQRDLLYVIAGADQPSGQDVKEEIEQYYSAEINHGRLYPNLDSLVNKELVEKGELDRRTNYYTITDTGEQAIEDRRDWESNYVE; encoded by the coding sequence ATGGACGACCTCACCGGCTTCCAACGAGACCTCCTGTACGTCATCGCAGGCGCCGACCAGCCGTCCGGCCAAGACGTCAAGGAGGAGATCGAACAGTACTACAGCGCCGAGATCAATCACGGCCGACTGTACCCCAACCTCGACAGCCTCGTCAACAAGGAACTCGTCGAGAAGGGCGAACTCGACCGGCGGACGAACTACTACACCATCACCGATACTGGAGAACAAGCAATCGAGGACCGACGGGATTGGGAGAGCAATTACGTGGAGTGA
- a CDS encoding winged helix-turn-helix transcriptional regulator, whose product MVEPPRAEEFLETILANETARPPGSERAAQDNQTMSSLLNLLGKKHTIVILHQFATGDGPLRFSDLEAAVDIAPNTLSNRLEELTEVGLLTRTAYNEIPPRVEYDATEKARDLAPVFWYLGVWTERHDLEPIGADDE is encoded by the coding sequence ATGGTCGAACCACCGCGAGCCGAGGAATTCCTGGAGACGATTCTCGCCAACGAGACGGCTAGACCACCCGGCTCCGAACGAGCAGCGCAGGACAATCAAACGATGTCTTCGCTCCTCAACCTGCTGGGAAAGAAACACACCATCGTGATCCTTCACCAGTTTGCGACCGGCGACGGGCCGTTGCGGTTCAGCGATCTGGAAGCAGCGGTCGATATCGCACCGAATACGCTCTCGAATCGGCTCGAGGAGCTCACGGAGGTCGGGTTACTGACGCGGACGGCGTACAACGAGATTCCACCGCGCGTCGAGTATGATGCCACGGAGAAGGCGAGAGACCTCGCACCGGTCTTCTGGTATCTCGGCGTTTGGACTGAACGTCACGACCTCGAGCCGATAGGCGCCGATGACGAATGA
- a CDS encoding DUF6069 family protein produces the protein MVATNTTTKSETNGTVGAFRLIKYGLLTAIAASIVNVLVLFTGLTMVEFPSEFVGGPFGPLAVGPVIGNSAVAAIGATFVYGVIARYSARPNRTFVIVAGAVLVLSFAMFLAPDVSGAPPRVFAVLVVMHATAAVTIVGVLTRVTNQEVEFR, from the coding sequence ATGGTAGCCACGAATACCACGACCAAATCAGAAACGAACGGCACCGTCGGCGCGTTTCGACTGATAAAATACGGGCTACTCACGGCGATCGCAGCGAGCATCGTGAACGTGCTCGTCCTGTTCACCGGGCTAACGATGGTTGAATTCCCGTCCGAATTCGTTGGAGGTCCGTTCGGGCCGCTCGCGGTCGGACCGGTTATCGGTAATTCAGCCGTCGCTGCCATCGGAGCTACCTTCGTGTACGGAGTGATCGCCCGATACTCGGCACGACCGAACCGAACGTTCGTCATCGTCGCAGGAGCGGTGCTGGTGCTCTCCTTCGCAATGTTCCTCGCGCCCGACGTGTCCGGCGCTCCACCGAGAGTGTTCGCCGTACTCGTGGTGATGCACGCGACTGCGGCGGTCACCATCGTCGGCGTCTTGACCCGGGTAACGAACCAGGAGGTCGAGTTCCGATGA
- a CDS encoding ABC transporter substrate-binding protein — MTRIADLCDPPYMRRILNDRSYRTTRRDLLVGLGSVSMGVFAGCSSIQGSESNSTLRVGTLRPPVTLDPITAQSIGSEQVVSCLFDGLYTYDEDVNVVPAIAAGEPRFEDDRRKVVVELDGRAQFQNARDVLAEDVVYSFEAPLEEDAPTAWQVDPFETIEAVDERTVRFTLAEPYPGIDHALTRPIVPRQEREDNKEAFATKPVGAGPFEIGSFSKQTKATLRRWDDYRGEPAPEIERITVAYVEFPMTQLSSLRTGRNDAIEPVSPRIVDHVSDVANASVKRREGYTSFYFGFNLNDGPTTDSRVREAISYCIDLDRAVSEFVEPMGQRQYSPLPPHVAREWELPTDEWADLANAKNPERARQLFREADEANGQLRILTTKDPKHKEFAEALAGGLRDASHGALVISKSESTFLKRYVSGSERDYSVFIGEISGTPDPDSHLYPTFHENRTGVTNGTFYRKDAVMKRLESARETRDRERRRQLYEEAITRLLEDRVCLPICSFENSFAVTEGVRNFRVHPIARANPRFAVDNNVVTGDLVHE, encoded by the coding sequence ATGACGAGAATAGCCGATCTTTGCGATCCACCATACATGAGAAGGATACTGAACGACCGATCTTACCGAACGACACGACGAGATCTGCTTGTTGGCCTTGGAAGCGTAAGTATGGGCGTATTCGCGGGTTGTTCTTCGATTCAGGGAAGCGAATCAAACTCGACGCTCCGAGTCGGAACGCTCCGTCCGCCGGTCACGCTCGATCCGATCACAGCCCAATCGATCGGCTCCGAGCAAGTCGTCTCCTGCCTCTTCGACGGACTCTATACCTATGACGAGGACGTCAACGTCGTACCCGCCATCGCGGCCGGCGAGCCGCGTTTTGAGGACGACCGTCGGAAGGTCGTGGTCGAACTCGACGGCCGGGCACAGTTCCAGAACGCCCGAGACGTACTCGCCGAGGACGTGGTCTACTCGTTCGAAGCGCCGCTCGAGGAAGACGCGCCGACGGCGTGGCAGGTGGACCCGTTCGAGACGATCGAAGCAGTTGATGAGCGCACCGTCCGCTTTACGCTCGCCGAGCCGTATCCCGGGATCGATCACGCGCTCACCCGTCCGATTGTCCCGCGACAGGAGCGAGAAGACAATAAGGAGGCATTCGCGACGAAGCCGGTCGGTGCTGGCCCGTTCGAGATAGGGTCGTTCAGCAAGCAAACCAAGGCCACGCTGCGTCGGTGGGACGACTACAGGGGCGAGCCAGCCCCCGAAATCGAGCGGATAACGGTAGCGTACGTCGAGTTCCCGATGACTCAGCTTTCGAGCCTCAGAACGGGCCGTAACGACGCGATCGAACCGGTCTCGCCACGGATCGTCGATCACGTAAGCGATGTCGCGAACGCGTCCGTGAAGCGACGTGAGGGATACACGTCGTTCTACTTCGGATTTAATCTGAACGACGGCCCGACGACTGACTCTCGGGTCCGCGAGGCGATCAGCTACTGTATCGATCTCGACCGAGCAGTCTCGGAGTTCGTCGAGCCGATGGGGCAGCGCCAGTACAGCCCACTGCCGCCGCATGTCGCCCGCGAGTGGGAGCTGCCGACCGATGAATGGGCCGACCTCGCGAATGCGAAAAATCCAGAGCGGGCCCGGCAACTGTTCCGCGAGGCTGACGAAGCGAACGGTCAACTTCGGATCTTGACCACGAAGGATCCGAAACATAAGGAGTTCGCCGAGGCGCTAGCGGGTGGTCTCCGAGACGCCAGTCACGGCGCCCTCGTCATCTCGAAGTCCGAGTCGACGTTTCTCAAGCGGTACGTCTCTGGATCCGAGCGCGATTACTCGGTGTTCATCGGCGAAATATCCGGCACGCCGGATCCGGATTCTCACCTCTATCCCACGTTCCACGAGAACAGGACGGGGGTCACCAACGGGACGTTCTACCGGAAGGATGCAGTCATGAAACGACTCGAATCGGCTCGAGAAACGAGGGATCGCGAGCGACGACGTCAGCTCTACGAGGAAGCGATCACCAGATTGCTCGAGGATCGCGTCTGCCTACCGATCTGTTCGTTCGAGAATAGCTTCGCCGTGACCGAGGGTGTGCGGAACTTCCGGGTTCACCCGATCGCACGGGCCAATCCGCGGTTCGCAGTAGATAACAACGTCGTGACGGGGGATCTAGTTCATGAGTGA
- the radA gene encoding DNA repair and recombination protein RadA encodes MAASLNQLPGVGPTTADKLLEAGFDSYQALAVASPGELSNTIDIGERTATDIIQAAREAADVGDFESGTALRKQRDQIGKLSLLIDEIDELLGGGIETQSITEFYGKFGSGKSQLTHHLCLTVQLPEDYGGFHGRAVFLDTEDTFRPERIDNMVRGLPDEVIEATMTDRGIAGDAADEAALDELVSHVLERIHVAKGFNSSHQMLLTEKALDLTGEYTDTAWPVRLVCVDSLIAHFRAEYVGRGNLAERQQKLNKHLHDLMRLASLKNVAVVVTNQVAANPEAFFGDPTHPIGGHILGHSSTVRIYLRKSKGDKRIVRLVDAPSLPEGEAVMRITESGLKPD; translated from the coding sequence ATGGCAGCATCACTCAACCAGTTACCGGGTGTTGGCCCCACTACGGCTGACAAACTCCTCGAGGCCGGCTTCGACTCTTACCAAGCGTTGGCCGTTGCGAGTCCCGGCGAACTCAGCAACACTATTGACATCGGTGAGCGTACTGCCACCGATATCATTCAAGCGGCGCGAGAGGCTGCCGATGTCGGAGACTTCGAATCCGGGACCGCATTGCGGAAACAGCGCGACCAGATCGGGAAACTCAGCTTGCTGATCGACGAGATCGACGAGTTACTCGGGGGCGGTATTGAAACCCAGTCGATCACCGAGTTCTATGGCAAGTTTGGGTCCGGCAAATCACAGCTCACCCACCACTTGTGTCTCACGGTTCAACTCCCCGAAGACTATGGTGGTTTCCACGGCCGTGCAGTGTTCCTCGATACTGAAGATACGTTCCGTCCGGAGCGTATTGACAACATGGTCCGCGGGTTGCCGGACGAGGTCATCGAGGCCACAATGACCGACCGAGGGATTGCAGGCGACGCCGCTGACGAGGCCGCGCTTGACGAGTTGGTTTCCCACGTTCTGGAGCGGATTCACGTCGCGAAAGGATTCAATTCGAGCCACCAGATGCTGCTTACCGAAAAAGCTCTGGATCTCACTGGTGAGTATACCGATACTGCATGGCCCGTCCGACTGGTATGTGTGGATTCGTTGATCGCGCACTTTCGCGCTGAATACGTCGGCCGCGGAAACCTCGCCGAGCGCCAACAGAAACTCAACAAACACCTCCACGACTTGATGCGGCTTGCGTCCCTCAAGAACGTGGCAGTCGTCGTCACGAACCAGGTGGCCGCAAACCCGGAGGCGTTTTTCGGCGACCCGACTCACCCGATTGGCGGACATATTCTCGGGCACAGTAGCACGGTCCGCATCTATCTCCGGAAGTCGAAAGGCGACAAGAGGATCGTCCGGTTGGTTGATGCACCGAGCCTTCCGGAGGGTGAAGCCGTGATGCGTATCACAGAATCGGGGCTGAAGCCCGACTAA